In one window of Rathayibacter caricis DSM 15933 DNA:
- the kdpB gene encoding potassium-transporting ATPase subunit KdpB — protein sequence MSSTLTAPPVEQTPAPRAGRAAFGPRQLVAALPGAVRKLDPRLMRHNPVMFLVEIGAVLLTVLAIAEPFLGGPEPSGGSTVPVTFTAGIALWLWLTVVFANLAESVAEGRGKAQAESLRRTRTSTPARRVVDYDPADPSAAASELREVPSSELQLGDVVVAEAGDLVPGDGDIVWGIASLDESAITGESAPVVRESGGDRSAVTGGTRVLSDRIVVRITSKPGETFVDRMIGLVEGASRQKTPNEIALDILLASLSIVFVVVVLTLNPIASYAAAPVSVPVLVALLVCLIPTTIGALLSAIGIAGMDRLVQRNVLAMSGRAVEAAGDVTTLLLDKTGTITYGNRRATEFLPVAGVAQAALADAAASSSLSDPTPEGRSIVDLAIASGRTVADPGPAVVVPFTAQTRMSGLDLSDGTEIRKGAVSAVRAWVEEEGPLAAPLSAQLAQTVDAVSGSGGTPLVVAVKDGAGARVLGVVHLKDVVKDGLAERFAELREMGIRTVMITGDNPLTARAIAAEAGVDDFLAEATPEDKLALIRREQEGGHLVAMTGDGTNDAPALAQADVGVAMNTGTSAAKEAGNMVDLDSDPTKLIDIVRIGKQLLITRGALTTFSIANDVAKYFAIIPAMFAGVFPGLAVLNVMQLHSPASAILSAIVFNALVIVALIPLALRGVAYRPLSASKVLSRNLLVYGLGGVVAPFIGIKLVDLVVATIPGF from the coding sequence ATGTCGTCCACTCTCACCGCACCCCCTGTCGAGCAGACTCCGGCTCCTCGAGCGGGGCGGGCCGCCTTCGGGCCGCGCCAGCTCGTCGCCGCCCTGCCGGGCGCCGTCCGGAAGCTCGATCCGCGCCTGATGCGGCACAACCCGGTGATGTTCCTCGTCGAGATCGGCGCGGTGCTGCTGACGGTGCTGGCGATCGCCGAGCCGTTCCTCGGCGGGCCGGAGCCGTCGGGCGGCTCGACCGTGCCGGTCACGTTCACCGCGGGCATCGCCCTGTGGCTCTGGCTGACCGTGGTCTTCGCGAACCTCGCAGAATCGGTGGCCGAGGGGCGCGGCAAGGCGCAGGCCGAGAGCCTGCGCAGGACCCGCACCAGCACTCCGGCCCGCCGCGTCGTCGACTACGACCCGGCGGATCCGTCGGCCGCGGCGTCCGAGCTGCGCGAGGTGCCGTCGTCGGAGCTGCAGCTCGGCGACGTGGTCGTGGCGGAGGCCGGCGACCTCGTCCCCGGCGACGGCGACATCGTCTGGGGCATCGCCTCCCTGGACGAATCCGCGATCACGGGGGAGTCGGCTCCGGTCGTCCGCGAGAGCGGGGGAGATCGCAGCGCGGTCACCGGCGGCACCCGGGTGCTCTCGGACCGCATCGTCGTGCGCATCACCTCGAAGCCCGGCGAGACCTTCGTCGACCGCATGATCGGGCTGGTCGAGGGCGCCTCGCGGCAGAAGACGCCGAACGAGATCGCGCTCGACATCCTGCTCGCGAGCCTGTCGATCGTGTTCGTGGTCGTCGTGCTGACCCTGAACCCGATCGCGTCGTACGCGGCGGCCCCGGTCAGCGTGCCGGTGCTCGTGGCGCTGCTGGTCTGCCTCATCCCGACCACCATCGGAGCGCTGCTCTCGGCGATCGGCATCGCCGGCATGGACCGGCTCGTGCAGCGCAACGTGCTCGCGATGTCGGGCCGCGCGGTCGAAGCGGCGGGCGACGTGACGACGCTGCTGCTCGACAAGACCGGCACGATCACCTACGGCAACCGGCGCGCCACCGAGTTCCTGCCGGTGGCGGGAGTGGCGCAGGCCGCGCTCGCGGACGCCGCGGCGTCGTCCTCGCTCAGCGATCCGACCCCCGAGGGGCGGTCGATCGTGGACCTGGCGATCGCGTCCGGTCGCACGGTCGCGGATCCCGGACCCGCAGTGGTCGTGCCGTTCACGGCGCAGACCCGGATGAGCGGACTCGACCTGTCCGACGGCACGGAGATCCGCAAGGGCGCCGTCTCGGCGGTCCGCGCCTGGGTGGAGGAGGAGGGGCCGCTCGCCGCGCCCCTGTCCGCACAGCTCGCGCAGACGGTCGACGCGGTCTCGGGCAGCGGAGGCACTCCGCTCGTCGTCGCGGTGAAGGACGGCGCCGGTGCCCGCGTGCTGGGTGTCGTGCACCTGAAGGACGTCGTGAAGGACGGCCTCGCCGAGCGCTTCGCGGAGCTCCGCGAGATGGGCATCCGCACCGTGATGATCACGGGCGACAACCCGCTGACGGCGCGCGCGATCGCGGCGGAGGCGGGGGTCGACGACTTCCTCGCCGAGGCGACTCCCGAGGACAAGCTCGCGCTCATCCGGCGCGAGCAGGAGGGCGGCCACCTCGTCGCGATGACCGGGGACGGCACGAACGACGCGCCGGCCCTCGCGCAGGCCGACGTGGGCGTGGCGATGAACACCGGCACGTCGGCGGCGAAGGAGGCCGGCAACATGGTCGACCTCGACTCCGACCCGACGAAGCTCATCGACATCGTGCGGATCGGGAAGCAGCTGCTGATCACCCGCGGGGCGCTGACCACGTTCTCGATCGCGAACGACGTCGCGAAGTACTTCGCGATCATCCCGGCGATGTTCGCCGGCGTCTTCCCGGGGCTCGCGGTGCTCAATGTGATGCAGCTGCACTCGCCGGCCTCGGCGATCCTCTCGGCGATCGTGTTCAACGCCCTGGTGATCGTGGCGC
- the kdpA gene encoding potassium-transporting ATPase subunit KdpA, protein MDTLLAVLQVATVGLALALVHRPLGDGMARLYSSSRDLALERDLYRVIGVDSSSEQSWRAYLRAVLAFSLIGVLLLYGMQRLQAVLPGSLGLPAVPEGLAFNTAISFVTNTNWQSYSPELTLGYAVQLGGLAVQNFVSAAVGLAVAVALIRGFARRSSGTLGNFWVDLTRGVLRLLLPLSVVAALVLVAGGVVQNLAAPLEVETLMGGAQSIPGGMVASQEAIKMLGTNGGGYFNANSAHPFENPSAWTNLLQIVLMLAIPFSLPRTFGRMVGDVRQGRAILAAMAVVFTVSLGAFTALELAGGGSAAQAAGAAMEGKETRFGIAGSTLFGSASTLTSTGAVNSMHDSATPLGGMMPMLNMMLGEVAPGGVGSGLYGMLVLAILAVFVGGLLVGRTPEYLGKKLGQREITLASLYILVTPTLVLAGTALSFAIPAVREDVESTSIWNPGLHGLSEVLYAFTSAANNNGSAFAGLTANTPWLNTALGVAMLLGRFLPIVLVLALAGSLAAQKAVPASAGTLPTARPQFVGLLVGVTLVVTALTYFPVLALGPLAEGL, encoded by the coding sequence ATGGACACGCTCCTCGCCGTCCTCCAGGTCGCCACCGTCGGCCTCGCTCTCGCGCTCGTGCACCGCCCGCTCGGCGACGGCATGGCGCGCCTCTACTCCTCGAGCCGCGACCTCGCCCTCGAGCGCGACCTCTACCGGGTGATCGGAGTGGACTCCTCGTCCGAGCAGAGCTGGCGCGCGTACCTGCGCGCCGTGCTCGCGTTCTCGCTGATCGGGGTGCTGCTGCTCTACGGGATGCAGCGGCTGCAGGCCGTGCTGCCCGGCTCGCTCGGGCTGCCCGCCGTGCCCGAGGGACTCGCGTTCAACACCGCGATCTCGTTCGTCACGAACACGAACTGGCAGTCGTACTCGCCGGAGCTCACCCTCGGCTACGCCGTGCAGCTCGGCGGGCTCGCCGTGCAGAACTTCGTCTCGGCCGCGGTGGGCCTGGCCGTCGCCGTGGCGCTGATCCGCGGATTCGCGCGGCGCTCCTCCGGCACGCTCGGCAACTTCTGGGTCGATCTGACCCGCGGCGTGCTGCGCCTGCTGCTGCCGCTCTCGGTCGTGGCCGCGCTCGTGCTGGTCGCGGGAGGCGTGGTGCAGAACCTCGCGGCTCCGCTCGAGGTGGAGACGCTGATGGGCGGCGCGCAGAGCATCCCGGGCGGCATGGTCGCGTCGCAGGAGGCGATCAAGATGCTGGGGACGAACGGCGGCGGGTACTTCAACGCCAACTCCGCGCATCCGTTCGAGAACCCCTCGGCCTGGACGAATCTGCTGCAGATCGTGCTCATGCTGGCGATCCCGTTCAGCCTGCCGCGGACCTTCGGGCGGATGGTCGGCGACGTGCGGCAGGGCCGCGCGATCCTCGCCGCGATGGCCGTCGTCTTCACCGTGTCGCTCGGCGCGTTCACCGCGCTCGAGCTGGCCGGCGGCGGATCGGCGGCGCAGGCCGCGGGAGCCGCGATGGAGGGCAAGGAGACGCGCTTCGGCATCGCGGGCTCGACGCTCTTCGGCAGCGCGAGCACGCTCACCTCGACCGGCGCGGTGAACTCGATGCACGACTCCGCGACGCCGCTCGGCGGCATGATGCCGATGCTGAACATGATGCTCGGCGAGGTCGCGCCGGGCGGTGTCGGCTCGGGGCTCTACGGGATGCTCGTGCTCGCGATCCTCGCCGTGTTCGTCGGCGGGCTGCTGGTCGGGCGCACCCCGGAGTACCTGGGCAAGAAGCTCGGGCAGCGCGAGATCACGCTCGCGAGCCTGTACATCCTGGTCACCCCGACCCTCGTGCTCGCCGGCACCGCGCTGAGCTTCGCGATCCCCGCGGTGCGCGAGGACGTCGAGAGCACGTCGATCTGGAACCCCGGACTGCACGGTCTGTCGGAGGTGCTCTACGCCTTCACCTCGGCCGCGAACAACAACGGCTCGGCCTTCGCCGGGCTCACCGCGAACACTCCGTGGCTGAACACGGCTCTCGGAGTCGCGATGCTGCTCGGCCGGTTCCTGCCGATCGTGCTGGTGCTCGCGCTCGCCGGATCGCTCGCCGCGCAGAAGGCGGTGCCCGCGAGCGCGGGCACGCTGCCGACCGCGCGACCGCAGTTCGTCGGGCTCCTCGTGGGAGTGACGCTCGTCGTCACCGCACTCACCTACTTCCCCGTACTCGCGCTGGGACCCCTGGCGGAAGGGCTCTGA
- a CDS encoding potassium-transporting ATPase subunit F, producing MIVFDALAAVLAIGAVVFLLVALVRPERF from the coding sequence GTGATCGTCTTCGACGCGCTCGCCGCGGTCCTCGCGATCGGCGCCGTGGTGTTCCTCCTCGTCGCGCTCGTGCGACCGGAGCGGTTCTGA
- the chvE gene encoding multiple monosaccharide ABC transporter substrate-binding protein, which yields MTFSRGLTTLATAGLITLGLAACSASPANSGGAASGEGAEGDCTVGISMPTRSLERWINDGEGLQSQLEDEGCTVDLQYADNKTDQQISQIQNQIAGGSKILVIAAIDGEALAPVLSEAKKQNATVIAYDRLINGTADVDYYATFDNYKVGQLQGQYIEETLDLANAAGPFTLEPFAGSPDDNNAKFFFSGAWDVLQPYVESGKLVVPSGKSPASNDDWASIGIQGWASDKAQSEMDNRLSSFYTGDQKVDVVLSPNDSLAIGIEASLKSAGYAPGADYPVITGQDADKANVKAILADEQSMTVWKDTRTLGDRVFQMVQSIVAGEEPEVNDTETYDNGEKVVPSYLLEPQVVVKDDVQSTLVDSGFLKAGDVGL from the coding sequence ATGACGTTCTCGCGTGGACTCACGACGCTGGCCACCGCCGGCCTCATCACCCTCGGCCTCGCCGCCTGCTCGGCCAGCCCCGCCAACTCCGGCGGCGCCGCGAGCGGCGAGGGCGCCGAAGGCGACTGCACCGTGGGCATCTCGATGCCCACCCGCAGCCTCGAGCGCTGGATCAACGACGGCGAGGGACTCCAGTCCCAGCTCGAGGACGAGGGCTGCACCGTCGACCTCCAGTACGCCGACAACAAGACCGACCAGCAGATCTCGCAGATCCAGAACCAGATCGCCGGCGGCTCGAAGATCCTCGTGATCGCGGCCATCGACGGAGAGGCGCTCGCGCCGGTCCTGTCCGAGGCGAAGAAGCAGAACGCGACCGTCATCGCCTACGACCGCCTGATCAACGGCACCGCCGACGTCGACTACTACGCGACGTTCGACAACTACAAGGTCGGCCAGCTCCAGGGCCAGTACATCGAGGAGACCCTCGACCTCGCCAACGCCGCGGGTCCCTTCACCCTCGAGCCCTTCGCCGGCAGCCCCGACGACAACAACGCCAAGTTCTTCTTCTCGGGTGCGTGGGACGTCCTGCAGCCCTACGTCGAGAGCGGCAAGCTCGTCGTCCCCTCGGGCAAGTCGCCCGCCTCGAACGACGACTGGGCCTCCATCGGCATCCAGGGCTGGGCCTCCGACAAGGCGCAGTCCGAGATGGACAACCGCCTCTCCTCCTTCTACACGGGTGACCAGAAGGTCGACGTGGTCCTCTCCCCCAACGACAGCCTCGCGATCGGCATCGAGGCGTCGCTGAAGTCGGCCGGCTACGCGCCCGGCGCCGACTACCCGGTGATCACCGGTCAGGACGCCGACAAGGCCAACGTCAAGGCGATCCTCGCCGACGAGCAGTCCATGACCGTGTGGAAGGACACCCGCACCCTCGGCGACCGCGTCTTCCAGATGGTGCAGTCGATCGTCGCGGGCGAGGAGCCCGAGGTGAACGACACCGAGACGTACGACAACGGCGAGAAGGTCGTCCCCTCCTACCTCCTCGAGCCGCAGGTCGTCGTGAAGGACGACGTGCAGTCGACCCTCGTCGACTCCGGCTTCCTGAAGGCCGGTGACGTCGGGCTCTGA
- the mmsA gene encoding multiple monosaccharide ABC transporter ATP-binding protein yields the protein MRDIVKEFGGGVRALDGVSLSVQPGEVHAICGENGAGKSTLMKVLSGVYPTGSFEGTIEFEGRAAQYRSINDSEADGIVIIHQELALSPYLSIAENIFLGNEKSKRGVIDWNATNAEAATLLARVGLAENPATKILELGVGKQQLVEIAKALAKRVKLLILDEPTAALNDEDSDHLLGLIDQLRRQGITCIIISHKLKEIRAIADTVTIIRDGRTIESFAMTAEQASESRIIRAMVGRDLNSMFPPRDPQIGEEKLRVENWTVHHPVDVDRVVVENASFTVRAGEIVGFAGLMGAGRTELAMSIFGRSYGTGISGRVFKDGKEIQTRTVDEAIRNGLAYATEDRKRYGLNLIGDITVNVSAAALSRLARLGVIDKHREYKVADSYRSKMNIKAPSVSAVTGKLSGGNQQKVVLSKWIFSGPDVLILDEPTRGIDVGAKYEIYGIINELAAQGKAVVVISSELPELIGLSDRIYTISEGRISGEVARADATQEHLMHFMTAGKDQAR from the coding sequence ATGCGCGACATCGTCAAGGAGTTCGGCGGCGGCGTCCGCGCCCTCGACGGCGTCTCGCTCTCGGTGCAGCCCGGCGAGGTGCACGCGATCTGCGGCGAGAACGGCGCCGGCAAGTCGACGCTGATGAAAGTCCTCTCGGGCGTGTACCCCACCGGCAGCTTCGAGGGCACGATCGAGTTCGAGGGCCGGGCGGCGCAGTACCGCTCGATCAACGACAGCGAGGCCGACGGCATCGTGATCATCCACCAGGAGCTCGCCCTCAGCCCCTACCTCTCCATCGCCGAGAACATCTTCCTCGGCAACGAGAAGTCCAAGCGCGGAGTCATCGACTGGAACGCGACGAACGCCGAGGCTGCGACGCTGCTCGCGCGGGTCGGCCTCGCCGAGAACCCCGCGACCAAGATCCTCGAGCTCGGAGTCGGCAAGCAGCAGCTCGTCGAGATCGCCAAGGCCCTGGCCAAGCGCGTGAAGCTCCTCATCCTCGACGAGCCCACCGCGGCGCTGAACGACGAGGACAGCGACCACCTGCTGGGCCTGATCGACCAGCTGCGCCGCCAGGGCATCACCTGCATCATCATCAGCCACAAGCTGAAGGAGATCCGCGCGATCGCGGACACCGTCACGATCATCCGCGACGGCCGCACGATCGAGAGCTTCGCGATGACGGCGGAGCAGGCGAGCGAGAGCCGCATCATCCGCGCGATGGTCGGCCGCGACCTCAACAGCATGTTCCCGCCGCGCGATCCGCAGATCGGCGAGGAGAAGCTGCGCGTCGAGAACTGGACCGTGCACCACCCCGTCGACGTCGACCGCGTGGTCGTCGAGAACGCCTCCTTCACCGTGCGCGCGGGCGAGATCGTGGGATTCGCGGGGCTGATGGGCGCGGGCCGCACCGAGCTCGCGATGAGCATCTTCGGCCGCAGCTACGGCACCGGCATCTCGGGCCGCGTCTTCAAGGACGGCAAGGAGATCCAGACCCGCACCGTCGACGAGGCGATCCGCAACGGCCTCGCCTACGCGACGGAGGACCGCAAGCGCTACGGCCTCAACCTCATCGGCGACATCACCGTCAACGTCTCGGCCGCAGCGCTCTCGCGCCTCGCCCGTCTGGGCGTGATCGACAAGCACCGCGAGTACAAGGTCGCCGACTCGTACCGCTCGAAGATGAACATCAAGGCCCCGAGCGTCTCGGCCGTCACCGGCAAGCTCTCCGGAGGCAACCAGCAGAAGGTCGTCCTCTCGAAGTGGATCTTCTCGGGTCCCGACGTGCTGATCCTCGACGAGCCCACCCGCGGCATCGACGTGGGGGCCAAGTACGAGATCTACGGCATCATCAACGAGCTCGCGGCCCAGGGCAAGGCCGTCGTCGTGATCTCGTCCGAGCTGCCCGAGCTGATCGGGCTCTCCGACCGCATCTACACCATCTCCGAAGGCCGCATCTCGGGCGAGGTCGCCCGCGCCGATGCGACCCAGGAGCACCTCATGCACTTCATGACCGCAGGGAAGGACCAGGCCCGATGA
- the mmsB gene encoding multiple monosaccharide ABC transporter permease produces MSATTTTAPSGTPANTPSTPPRRGLRMNVNLRQYGILAALGVIILLFQLLTGGRLLLPGNVNNLIQQNAYVLILAIGMVMVIIAGHIDLSVGSVVAMVGAISAIAMNNWGLPWGVAVVVALLTGALVGAWQGFWVAFVGIPAFIVTLAGMLIFRGFTLVLLTGGTINGLPTAFTAIGAGWLPGVLGGILGRDALTLLLGVVVSAVLVVQQLRTRATLRRLELPREPIASFWIKAAIAVVAIMALAWLLAGYSGTPIILIVLAVLILAYSFVLGRTVFGRHIYAMGGNLFAAMMSGVKTKWVNFFIFVNMGVLAGVAGVVSTARAGGAVASAGQNYELDAIAAVFIGGAAVQGGVGTVVGAVIGGLVMGVLNMGLSILSVDAAWQMAIKGFVLLLAVAFDIFNKRRAGGR; encoded by the coding sequence ATGAGCGCCACGACCACCACAGCGCCGAGCGGCACGCCCGCGAACACGCCGTCCACGCCGCCGCGGCGCGGGCTCCGGATGAACGTCAACCTGCGTCAGTACGGCATCCTCGCCGCGCTCGGCGTCATCATCCTGCTCTTCCAGCTCCTCACCGGCGGGCGCCTGCTCCTGCCCGGCAACGTCAACAACCTGATCCAGCAGAACGCCTACGTGCTGATCCTCGCGATCGGCATGGTGATGGTGATCATCGCCGGCCACATCGACCTCTCGGTCGGCTCGGTCGTGGCGATGGTCGGAGCGATCTCGGCGATCGCGATGAACAACTGGGGCCTGCCCTGGGGCGTCGCCGTCGTCGTGGCGCTCCTCACCGGAGCGCTGGTCGGCGCCTGGCAGGGCTTCTGGGTGGCGTTCGTGGGCATCCCCGCGTTCATCGTCACCCTCGCGGGCATGCTGATCTTCCGCGGATTCACGCTGGTGCTGCTCACCGGCGGCACGATCAACGGCCTCCCCACCGCCTTCACCGCCATCGGTGCCGGCTGGCTCCCGGGCGTCCTCGGCGGCATCCTCGGCCGCGACGCGCTCACCCTCCTGCTCGGAGTCGTCGTCTCGGCGGTCCTCGTCGTGCAGCAGCTGCGCACCCGCGCCACGCTCCGCCGCCTCGAGCTCCCGCGCGAGCCGATCGCGTCGTTCTGGATCAAGGCCGCCATCGCGGTCGTCGCGATAATGGCCCTCGCCTGGCTCCTCGCCGGCTACAGCGGCACCCCGATCATCCTGATCGTGCTCGCCGTGCTGATCCTCGCCTACAGCTTCGTCCTCGGCCGCACCGTGTTCGGCCGCCACATCTACGCGATGGGCGGCAACCTCTTCGCCGCGATGATGTCGGGCGTGAAGACGAAGTGGGTCAACTTCTTCATCTTCGTGAACATGGGAGTGCTGGCCGGAGTCGCGGGCGTCGTGAGCACGGCGCGCGCGGGCGGCGCCGTCGCCTCCGCCGGGCAGAACTACGAGCTCGATGCGATCGCCGCGGTCTTCATCGGCGGAGCCGCGGTGCAGGGCGGAGTCGGCACCGTCGTCGGCGCCGTCATCGGCGGCCTCGTGATGGGCGTGCTCAACATGGGCCTGTCGATCCTGTCGGTCGACGCCGCGTGGCAGATGGCCATCAAGGGCTTCGTGCTGCTGCTCGCCGTCGCGTTCGACATCTTCAACAAGCGGCGGGCGGGCGGCCGCTAG
- a CDS encoding ROK family transcriptional regulator, translating to MAGAVGASSNALLRRHNLAAIATLVHRSGPLSRAELGQRTGLNRSAVANLVGELSGLGWVEEETTAPTGRIGRPSATVVPGRAFAVVGVHLDTDAIIVGLVGMNGDLLRRVRFDTPTPATPDTVVRVVSGIVAGFRSEKEGHRILVGAGVAVPGLVHGDSGFVHIAPHLGWRDVDLAKRLGRALALPVSVGNDASLGAIGESLFGAARGVADVVYVTGGASGIGGGVIIDGLPLRGSSGFAAELGHTLVAAGGTRCGCGRHGCLEAEVRMRSLLDVLGARVLDQDELDIALGTSRDPAVLAEVARQVDLLAEGLSTFINLFNPTSVVLGGFLGSLLTVDRERLAARVSARALSDLARGVRIERAALRSRLELVGAAELPWRRALADPAAVGGGSPESDPVAATEAVDARW from the coding sequence ATGGCTGGAGCAGTCGGAGCGTCGAGCAACGCCCTGCTCCGCCGTCACAATCTCGCCGCGATCGCCACGCTCGTCCACCGCTCCGGACCCCTCAGCCGGGCCGAGCTCGGCCAGCGCACCGGCCTGAACCGCTCCGCCGTCGCGAACCTGGTCGGCGAACTGTCCGGCCTGGGCTGGGTGGAGGAGGAGACGACCGCTCCCACGGGCCGCATCGGCCGCCCGAGCGCCACCGTCGTCCCCGGTCGCGCCTTCGCCGTGGTCGGGGTGCACCTCGACACCGACGCGATCATCGTCGGCCTCGTCGGCATGAACGGCGACCTCCTGCGCCGCGTCCGCTTCGACACCCCCACTCCCGCCACCCCCGACACCGTCGTGCGCGTCGTGTCCGGCATCGTCGCGGGCTTCCGCTCCGAGAAGGAGGGGCACCGCATCCTGGTCGGCGCAGGGGTCGCGGTCCCGGGCCTGGTGCACGGCGACTCCGGCTTCGTGCACATCGCGCCGCACCTGGGCTGGCGCGACGTCGACCTCGCGAAGCGCCTCGGCCGCGCCCTCGCCCTGCCGGTCTCGGTCGGCAACGACGCGAGCCTCGGTGCGATCGGCGAGTCGCTCTTCGGAGCCGCGCGCGGCGTCGCCGACGTCGTCTACGTCACCGGTGGCGCGAGCGGCATCGGCGGCGGAGTGATCATCGACGGCCTCCCCCTGCGCGGCTCCTCCGGATTCGCCGCCGAGCTCGGCCACACCCTCGTCGCGGCCGGCGGGACCCGCTGCGGCTGCGGCCGCCACGGCTGCCTCGAGGCCGAGGTGCGGATGCGCTCCCTCCTCGACGTCCTCGGCGCGCGGGTCCTCGACCAGGACGAGCTCGACATCGCGCTCGGCACCTCTCGCGACCCCGCCGTCCTCGCCGAGGTCGCCCGCCAGGTCGACCTCCTGGCCGAGGGCCTCTCCACCTTCATCAACCTGTTCAACCCCACCTCCGTCGTCCTCGGCGGCTTCCTCGGCTCCCTCCTCACCGTCGACCGCGAGCGCCTCGCCGCCCGGGTGTCGGCGCGCGCCCTCAGCGACCTGGCCCGCGGCGTCCGGATCGAGCGCGCGGCGCTCCGATCGCGCCTGGAGCTCGTGGGCGCCGCGGAGCTACCCTGGCGGCGGGCGCTCGCGGATCCGGCAGCCGTCGGCGGCGGCTCCCCCGAGTCGGACCCGGTCGCCGCGACCGAGGCCGTCGACGCCCGCTGGTGA
- a CDS encoding nitroreductase/quinone reductase family protein has protein sequence MADFNEMIIEEFRSNGGTVTTAGFGRSLVLLHHVGARSGEERIAPLMALHPSNDVWLLAASAAGAPKHPAWFHNLVAEPDTVIETPDDGTVPVRARVLEGAERDAGWTLFTDASEGFAGYEKKTTRVIPVVELTRR, from the coding sequence GTGGCCGACTTCAACGAGATGATCATCGAGGAGTTCCGCTCGAACGGCGGAACGGTGACGACCGCCGGCTTCGGCCGCTCGCTCGTGCTGCTGCACCACGTCGGCGCCCGCTCCGGCGAGGAGCGCATCGCGCCCCTGATGGCGCTGCACCCCTCGAACGACGTCTGGCTCCTGGCCGCCTCCGCCGCGGGCGCGCCGAAGCACCCCGCCTGGTTCCACAACCTCGTCGCCGAGCCCGACACCGTGATCGAGACTCCCGACGACGGCACCGTCCCCGTCCGGGCCCGCGTCCTCGAGGGCGCCGAGCGCGACGCCGGCTGGACCCTGTTCACCGACGCCTCCGAGGGCTTCGCCGGCTACGAGAAGAAGACGACCCGCGTCATCCCCGTCGTGGAGCTCACCCGCCGCTGA
- a CDS encoding glycoside hydrolase family 16 protein, whose protein sequence is MTSFTDGFDHRRLDPERWIDHYLPQWTEPERSRARWSLDDDGLLLRIDADQPPWRDDDGAMRVSNLQTASFAGPLGSDRGTHRHRPDLRVRTEVPTRRLWTPTGGHVEALLSANPDPSCMLAVWLVGTEESSPDDSGEITVAELFGSLRGERRSTVRTGVKSVNDPRLRTDVVDVELPIDAAEPHLYSADWSEDGVVLSIDGAVVHRVAQWLPYPLQLMIDLFEFPEEGPRDPAAYPRTARVHHVRGHS, encoded by the coding sequence ATGACCTCCTTCACCGACGGCTTCGACCACCGCCGCCTCGACCCCGAGCGCTGGATCGATCACTACCTGCCGCAGTGGACCGAGCCCGAGCGCTCGCGCGCCCGCTGGTCCCTCGACGACGACGGCCTCCTCCTCCGCATCGACGCCGACCAGCCGCCGTGGCGCGACGACGACGGAGCGATGCGCGTCTCGAACCTGCAGACCGCGTCGTTCGCGGGTCCGCTCGGCAGCGACCGCGGCACCCATCGCCACCGCCCCGACCTGCGCGTGCGCACCGAGGTGCCGACCCGCCGTCTCTGGACCCCCACCGGCGGGCACGTCGAAGCGCTCCTCTCGGCGAACCCCGACCCTTCCTGCATGCTCGCGGTCTGGCTGGTCGGCACCGAGGAGTCGAGCCCCGACGACTCCGGCGAGATCACCGTCGCCGAGCTCTTCGGCTCCCTCCGCGGAGAGCGCCGCTCGACCGTCCGCACCGGCGTGAAGTCCGTGAACGACCCGCGCCTGCGCACCGACGTCGTCGACGTCGAGCTTCCGATCGACGCCGCCGAGCCGCACCTCTACTCCGCCGACTGGTCCGAGGACGGAGTCGTCCTCTCAATCGACGGCGCCGTCGTGCACCGCGTCGCCCAGTGGCTCCCCTACCCCCTGCAACTCATGATCGACCTCTTCGAGTTCCCGGAGGAGGGCCCGCGCGACCCCGCCGCGTACCCCCGCACCGCCCGCGTCCACCACGTCCGCGGCCACTCCTGA